A genomic region of Pseudorca crassidens isolate mPseCra1 chromosome 10, mPseCra1.hap1, whole genome shotgun sequence contains the following coding sequences:
- the PLXNB1 gene encoding plexin-B1 isoform X3, with protein sequence MPALGPALLQALWAGWVLTLQPPPPTAFTPNGTHLQHLARDPTSGTLYLGATNFLFQLSPELQLEATVSTGPVLDSRDCLPPVTPDECPQAQPTNNPNQLLLVSPGALVVCGSVHQGVCEQRRLGQLGQLLLRPERPGDTQYVAANDPAVTTVGLVAQGLAGEPLLFVGRGYTSRGVGGGIPPITTRALRPLDPQAAFSYEETAKLAVGRLSEYSHHFVSAFARGASAYFLFLRRDLQAQSRAFRAYVSRVCLRDQHYYSYVELPLACQGSRYGLIQAAAVAMSAEVAQGEVLFAAFSSAAPPTVGRPPLAAAGASGASALCAFPLDEVDRLANRTRDACYTREGRAEDGAEVAYIEYDVNSDCAQLPVDTLDAYPCGSDHTPSPMASRVPLEATPVLEWPGVQLTAVAITVEDGHTIAFLGDSQGQLHKVYLGPGSDGHPYSTRIIQQGSAVSRDLIFDGAFEHLYVMTQSTLLKVPVASCAQHLDCASCLAHRDPYCGWCVLLGRCSRHSECSRGQGLERWLWSFQPEVGCLQVATLSPANISREERREVFLSVPDLPPLWPGESYSCHFGEYQSPALLTSSGVMCPSPDPSEAPELPREADHVSVSLELRFGTVVIAEASLSFYDCMAVTLLRPSAQCQACVRSLWGCNWCVWQHLCTHKALCDAGPMVVSRQSPPLSPAPPARDAPTSFPPTAPRATVALTPDALPVDTPSTATALDVPPGARPSLLSPRGPWAGPGPTPASASTGSPLHEAPLPPSPRQRPGTAVPAPTAFGPMATAEDLLASHPSPSDAAALPPALAEPGPEALPSAVPLDQPPSTAPATTFPGAAGSTKPALDWLMREGGELPEADEWTGGDTPAFSTSTLLSGDGDSAEHEGPPAPLILLSSLDYQYDTPGLWELEEMTLGAGSCPCVESVQGSSLMPVHVQREVRLLGRNLRLFQDSPGDHECVMELEGHEVVVEARVECELPPDTRCHVTCQQHQLSYEALQPELRVGLFLRRAGHLRVDSVDGLHVVLYDCSVGHEDCSRCQTAMPQYGCVWCKGKHPRCVAQEACGEAEAVVTQCPAPLIHSVEPLTGPVDGGTRVTIRGSNLGQHVQDVQDTVRVAGVPCAVDAQEYEVSSSLVCITGASGEEVAGAVTVEVPGRGRGVSEHDFAYQDPKVHSIFPARGPRAGGTNLTVHGSKLLTGRLEDIRVVVGDQPCHLLLEQQAEQLRCETSPHPTPATLPVAVWFGAAERRLHHSQFEYTSDPNVTSAGPAKSFLSGGREIWVRGQNLDVVQTPRIRVTVATRAPGPGQGLGWRHRVIPETACSPGASCGGLHFEEPCHVNNSQLITCRTPALPGLPEDPWVRVEFILENLVFDFATLNPTPFSYEADPTLQPLNPGDPTAPFRHKPGSVLSVEGENLDLAMSKEEVVAMIGDGPCMVKTLTRHHLYCEPPVEQPLPRHHALREVPDALPEFTVQMGNLRFSLGHVQYDGESPVAFPMAAQVGLGVGTSLLALGVIIIVLMYRRKSKQALRDYKKVQIQLENLESSVRDRCKKEFTDLMTEMTDLTSDLLGSGIPFLDYKVYAERVFFPGHQESPLHRDLGVPESRRPTVEQGLGQLSNLLNSKLFLIKFIHTLESQRTFSARDRAYVASLLTVALHGKLEYFTDILRTLLSDLVAQYVAKNPKLMLRRTETVVEKLLTNWMSICLYTFVRDSVGEPLYMLFRGIKHQVDKGPVDSVTGKAKYTLNDNRLLREDVEYRPLTLNALLAVGPGAGEAQGVPVKVLDCDTISQAKEKMLDQLYKGVPLAQRPDPRTLDVEWRSGVAGHLILSDEDVTSEVQGLWRRLNTLQHYKVPDGATVALVPCLTKHVLRESQDYVPGESLGTGTPMLEDVDEGGIRPWHLVKPSEEPEPPRPRRGSLRGGERERAKAIPEIYLTRLLSMKGTLQKFVDDLFQVILSTSRPVPLAVKYFFDLLDEQAQQHGISDQDTVHIWKTNSLPLRFWINIIKNPQFVFDVQTSDNMDAVFLVIAQTFMDACTLADHKLGRDSPINKLLYARDIPRYKRMVERYKGKGLHLGDNGWTDWWVFTAEAQGWAWWGEEGFVSPAAAGPMISGRYYADIRQTIPASDQEMNSILAELSRNYSGDLGVRVALHELYKYINKYYDQIITALEEDGTAQKMQLGYRLQQIAAAVENKVTDL encoded by the exons CCTGGCGCGGGATCCCACCTCAGGCACCCTCTACCTAGGAGCCACCAACTTCCTGTTCCAGCTGAGCCCTGAACTGCAGCTGGAGGCCACTGTGTCCACTGGCCCTGTGCTAGACAGCAGGGACTGTCTGCCACCTGTGACACCTGATGAGTGCCCTCAGGCCCAGCCCACCAACAACCCAAACCAGCTGCTCCTGGTGAGCCCTGGGGCCCTGGTGGTGTGTGGCAGTGTGCACCAGGGGGTCTGTGAACAGCGGCGCCTGGGGCAGCTCGGGCAGCTGTTGCTGCGGCCAGAGCGACCTGGGGACACCCAGTATGTGGCTGCCAACGACCCTGCCGTCACCACGGTGGGACTGGTGGCCCAGGGCTTGGCTGGGGAGCCCCTCCTCTTTGTGGGGCGGGGCTACACCagcaggggtgtggggggaggcatCCCTCCCATCACTACCCGCGCCTTAAGGCCGCTGGACCCCCAGGCTGCCTTCTCTTACGAGGAGACGGCCAAGCTAGCTGTGGGCCGCCTCTCCGAGTACAGCCACCACTTTGTGAGCGCCTTTGCACGCGGGGCCAGTGCCTACTTCCTGTTTCTCCGGCGGGACCTGCAGGCTCAGTCTCGAGCTTTCCGTGCCTATGTGTCCCGTGTGTGCCTCCGGGACCAGCACTACTACTCCTACGTGGAGTTGCCTCTGGCCTGTCAGGGGAGCCGCTACGGGCTGATCCAGGCTGCGGCTGTCGCCATGTCCGCGGAGGTGGCCCAGGGGGAGGTGCTCTTTGCAGCCTTCTCCTCGGCCGCTCCCCCCACTGTGGGCCGGCCCCCGTTGGCAGCTGCCGGGGCATCTGGAGCCTCTGCCCTCTGTGCCTTCCCTCTGGATGAGGTGGATCGCCTTGCTAATCGCACACGTGATGCCTGCTACACTCGGGAGGGCCGCGCTGAGGATGGGGCCGAGGTGGCCTACATTGAGTATGATGTCAATTCCGACTGTGCTCAGCTGCCCGTG GACACCCTGGATGCTTACCCTTGTGGCTCAGACCACACGCCCAGCCCCATGGCCAGCCGTGTCCCCCTGGAAGCCACGCCAGTTCTGGAGTGGCCAGGGGTTCAGCTAACAGCCGTGGCGATCACTGTGGAAGATGGACACACCATTGCTTTCCTGGGTGACAGTCAAGGGCAGCTGCATAAG GTCTACTTGGGCCCAGGGAGTGATGGCCACCCGTACTCCACACGGATCATCCAGCAGGGGTCTGCGGTGAGCAGAGACCTCATCTTTGATGGGGCCTTCGAGCACCTGTACGTCATGACCCAGAGCACG CTTCTCAAGGTTCCTGTGGCCTCCTGTGCTCAGCACCTGGACTGTGCATCTTGCCTGGCTCACAGGGACCCGTACTGTGGGTGGTGTGTGCTCCTCGGCAG GTGCAGTCGCCATTCCGAGTGCTCTCGGGGCCAGGGCTTAGAGCGGTGGCTGTGGAGCTTCCAGCCTGAGGTGGGCTGTCTGCAAGTGGCAACCTTGAGTCCTGCTAACATCAGCcgtgaggagaggagggag GTTTTCTTGTCGGTACCCGATCTGCCACCCCTGTGGCCAGGGGAGTCTTATTCCTGCCACTTTGGGGAATACCAGAGTCCTGCCCTGCTGACCAGTTCTGGTGTGATGTGCCCCTCCCCAGACCCTAGTGAGGCTCCAGAGCTGCCGAGAGAAGCTG ACCACGTCTCCGTGAGCCTGGAGCTCAGGTTTGGCACCGTCGTGATTGCCGAGGCTTCCCTCTCCTTCTATGACTGCATGGCCGTCACCTTGCTCCGCCCGTCTGCACA GTGCCAGGCCTGCGTGAGAAGCCTCTGGGGGTGTAACTGGTGCGTCTGGCAGCACCTGTGCACGCACAAGGCCTTATGTGATGCTGGGCCCATGGTGGTCAGCCGACAG AGCccgcccctctccccagcccctcctgcaaGAGACGCacccacctccttcccacccacagcccccagggccacgGTCGCCCTGACTCCTGACGCCCTTCCTGTGGACACTCCTTCCACAGCCACAGCCTTGGATGTCCCCCCCGGGGCCAGGCCTTCCCTGCTCAGCCCCCGGGGGCCGTGGGCAGGTCCCGGCCCCACACCTGCCTCGGCTTCCACGGGCTCACCTCTCCACGAGGCccctcttcctcccagcccccgccAGAGGCCTGGAACCGCTGTCCCTGCCCCTACAGCCTTCGGACCCATGGCCACCGCCGAGGACCTCTTGGCCTCCCACCCATCGCCCTCAGATGCAGCAGCACTGCCCCCCGCCCTTGCAGAGCCTGGCCCCGAGGCTCTCCCTTCTGCGGTACCCCTGGACCAGCCCCCCAGCACGGCTCCCGCCACCACTTTCCCAGGGGCCGCTGGCTCCACGAAGCCTGCTCTGGACTGGCTCATGAGAGAAGGCGGCGAGCTGCCCGAGGCGGATGAGTGGACAGGGGGTGACACGCCCGCCTTCTCCACTTCCACCCTCCTCTCAGGTGATGGAGACTCTGCTGAGCACGAGGGCCCTCCCGCCCCCCTCATCCTCCTGTCCAGCCTTGACTACCAGTACGACACCCCTGGGCTCTGGGAGCTG GAGGAGATGACCTTGGGGGCAGGCTCCTGCCCTTGTGTGGAGAGTGTGCAGGGCTCCAGCCTGATGCCGGTCCACGTGCAGCGAGAAGTGCGACTGCTGGGCAGGAACCTGCGCCTCTTCCAG GACAGCCCAGGCGACCATGAGTGTGTGATGGAGCTGGAGGGCCACGAGGTGGTGGTTGAGGCCCGGGTCGAATGCGAGCTGCCTCCAGATACCCGGTGCCATGTCACCTGCCAGCAGCACCAG CTCAGCTATGAGGCTCTACAGCCAGAGCTCCGCGTGGGGCTGTTTCTGCGTCGGGCTGGCCATCTGCGTGTGGACAGTGTGGATGGGCTGCACG TGGTGCTGTATGATTGTTCCGTGGGACACGAGGACTGCAGCCGCTGCCAAACTGCCATGCCCCAGTACGGCTGTGTGTGGTGCAAGGGGAAGCATCCACGCTGCGTGGCCCAGGAGGCCTGTGGCGAGGCTGAGGCTGTGGTCACCCAGTGCCCAGCACCCCTCATCCACTCG GTGGAGCCACTGACTGGGCCTGTAGACGGAGGCACCCGTGTCACCATCAGGGGCTCCAACCTGGGCCAACACGTGCAGGACGTGCAGGACACGGTCAGGGTGGCTGGAGTGCCCTGTGCTGTGGACGCTCAGGAGTACGAGGTGTCCAGCAG CCTTGTGTGTATCACTGGGGCCAGCGGGGAGGAGGTGGCAGGCGCTGTGACGGTGGAGGTGCCAGGAAGAGGACGCGGCGTCTCAGAGCATGACTTTGCCTACCAG GACCCAAAGGTGCATTCCATCTTCCCGGCCCGAGGCCCCAGAGCCGGGGGCACCAACCTCACCGTGCATGGCTCCAAGCTTCTGACCGGGCGGCTGGAGGACATCCGAGTGGTAGTTGGAGACCAGCCTTGTCACCT gCTGCTGGAGCAGCAGGCGGAGCAACTGCGGTGTGAGACCAGCCCACACCCCACGCCTGCCACACTCCCCGTGGCTGTGTGGTTTGGGGCTGCTGAGCGGAGGCTTCATCACAGCCAGTTCGAGTACACATCAGATCCCAATGTCACCTCTGCTGGCCCCGCCAAGAGCTTCCTCAG TGGAGGACGTGAGATATGGGTCCGTGGCCAGAATTTGGACGTGGTGCAGACACCAAGAATCCGAGTGACTGTGGCCACGAGAGCGCCAGGACCAGGCCAGGGGCTTGGGTGGAGGCACCGCGTGATCCCAGAGACGGCGTGCTCCCCCGGAGCCTCCTGTGGCGGCCTGCAC TTTGAGGAGCCTTGCCACGTGAACAACTCCCAGCTCATCACGTGCCGCACACCGGCCCTCCCAGGCCTGCCTGAGGACCCCTGGGTCCGTGTGGAATTCATCCTTGAAAACCTGGTCTTTGACTTTGCAACACTGAACCCCACACCCTTCTCCTATGAGGCCGACCCCACTCTGCAGCCGCTCAACCCCGGGGACCCCACCGCACCATTCCGGCACAAGCCTGGGAGTGTGCTCTCTGTGGAG GGGGAGAATCTGGACCTTGCAATGtccaaggaggaggtggtggccaTGATAGGGGACGGCCCCTGCATGGTGAAGACGCTGACCCGGCACCACCTGTACTGCGAGCCCCCCGTGGAGCAGCCCCTACCCCGGCACCATGCCCTCCGGGAGGTGCCTGATGCTTTGCCTGAGTTCACG GTGCAGATGGGGAACCTACGCTTCTCCTTGGGCCACGTGCAGTACGATGGCGAGAGCCCTGTGGCTTTCCCCATGGCAGCCCAGGTGGGCTTGGGGGTGGGCACCTCTCTTCTGGCTCTGGGTGTCATCATCATTGTCCTCATGTACAG GAGGAAGAGCAAGCAGGCTCTGAGGGACTATAAGAAGGTGCAGATCCAGCTGGAGAATCTGGAGAGCAGCGTGCGGGACCGCTGCAAGAAGGAGTTCACAG ACCTTATGACCGAGATGACCGATCTTACCAGTGACCTTCTGGGCAGCGGCATCCCCTTCCTCGACTACAAGGTGTATGCCGAGAGGGTCTTCTTCCCTGGGCACCAGGAGTCACCCTTGCACCGGGACTTGGGCGTGCCTGAGAGCAGGCGACCCACTGTGGAACAAGGGCTGGGGCAGCTCTCCAACCTGCTTAACAGCAAGCTCTTCCTCATCAAG TTCATCCACACCCTGGAGAGCCAGCGCACCTTCTCAGCTCGGGACCGCGCCTACGTGGCATCTCTGCTCACCGTGGCACTGCACGGGAAGCTTGAGTACTTCACTGACATCCTGCGCACCCTGCTCAGTGACCTGGTGGCCCAGTACGTGGCCAAGAACCCCAAGCTGATGCTGCGCAG GACAGAGACCGTGGTGGAGAAGCTGCTCACCAACTGGATGTCTATCTGCCTCTACACTTTCGTGAGG GACTCGGTAGGGGAGCCTCTGTACATGCTTTTCCGTGGAATTAAGCATCAAGTGGACAAGGGGCCGGTAGACAGTGTGACTGGCAAAGCCAAATACACCCTGAATGACAACCGCCTGCTCCGAGAGGACGTGGAGTACCGTCCCCTG ACCTTGAATGCACTACTGGCTGTGGGGCCTGGAGCGGGAGAAGCCCAGGGCGTGCCTGTGAAGGTCCTGGACTGTGACACCATCTCCCAGGCCAAGGAAAAGATGTTGGACCAGCTTTATAAAGGAGTGCCTCTTGCCCAGCGGCCAGACCCCCGCACCCTGGACGTCG AATGGCGGTCTGGGGTGGCCGGGCATCTCATTCTTTCTGACGAGGACGTGACTTCTGAGGTCCAGGGTCTGTGGAGGCGCCTGAACACCCTGCAGCATTACaag GTCCCAGACGGAGCAACTGTGGCCCTCGTCCCCTGCCTCACCAAGCATGTCCTCCGGGAAAGCCAGGATTACGTCCCTGGAGAGA GTCTTGGCACAGGGACCCCAATGCTGGAGGATGTGGACGAGGGGGGCATCCGGCCCTGGCACCTGGTGAAGCCAAGCGAGGAGCCGGAGCCGCCCAGGCCTCGGAGGGGCAGCCTCCGGGGCGGGGAGCGGGAGCGAGCCAAGGCCATCCCTGAGATCTACCTGACCCGCCTGCTGTCCAtgaag GGCACCCTGCAGAAGTTTGTGGATGACCTGTTCCAGGTGATTCTCAGCACCAGCCGTCCCGTGCCGCTCGCTGTGAAGTACTTCTTTGACCTGCTGGATGAGCAGGCCCAGCAGCATGGCATCTCGGACCAGGACACCGTCCATATATGGAAGACCaacag CTTGCCGCTGAGGTTCTGGATCAATATCATAAAAAACCCGCAGTTTGTGTTCGACGTGCAGACATCTGATAACATGGATGCAGTGTTCCTGGTCATTGCACAGACCTTCATGGATGCCTGCACCCTGGCTGACCACAAGCTGGGCCGG GACTCTCCCATCAACAAACTTCTGTATGCTCGGGATATTCCCCGGTACAAACGGATGGTGGAAAGGTACAAGGGAAAGGGATTGCATCTGGGGGATAATGGCTGGACGGATTGGTGGGTGTTTACAGCAGAGGCccaggggtgggcctggtggGGTGAAGAGGGGTTTGTTTCCCCAGCGGCTGCCGGACCCATGATCTCTGGCAGGTACTATGCAGACATCAGACAGACCATCCCCGCCAGTGATCAAGAGATGAACTCCATCCTGGCCGAGCTGTCCCGG AACTACTCTGGAGACCTGGGGGTGCGAGTGGCCCTGCACGAACTCTACAAGTATATCAACAAATACTATGACCAG ATCATCACTGCCCTGGAGGAAGATGGCACGGCCCAGAAGATGCAGCTGGGCTATCGGCTCCAGCAGATCGCAGCGGCTGTAGAAAACAAGGTCACAGATCTGTAG